The proteins below come from a single Loxodonta africana isolate mLoxAfr1 chromosome 20, mLoxAfr1.hap2, whole genome shotgun sequence genomic window:
- the CHMP2B gene encoding charged multivesicular body protein 2b isoform X2, whose product MASLFKKKTVDDVIKEQNRELRGTQRAIIRDRAALEKQEKQLELEIKKMAKIGNKEACRVLAKQLVHLRKQKTRTFAVSSKVTSMSTQTKVMNSQMKMAGAMSTTAKTMQAVNKKMDPQKTLQTMQNFQKENMKMEMTEEMINDTLDDIFEGSDDEEESQDIVNQVLDEIGIEISGKMAKAPSAARSLPSASTSKATISDEEIERQLKALGVD is encoded by the exons ATGGCGTCCCTCTTCAAGAAGAAAACCGTGGATG ATGTAATAAAGGAGCAGAATCGAGAGTTACGAGGTACACAGAGAGCTATAATCAGAGATCGAGCAGCTTTAGAGAAACAAGAAAAACAGCTG gaATTAGAAATTAAGAAGATGGCCAAGATTGGTAATAAAGAAGCTTGCAGGGTTTTAGCCAAACAGCTTGTTCATCTGCGGAAACAGAAAACAAGAACTTTTGCTGTAAGTTCGAAAGTCACTTCTATGTCCACACAAACAAAGGTGATGAATTCCCAGATGAAGATGGCTGGAGCAATGTCTACTACGGCAAAG ACAATGCAGGCAGTTAACAAGAAGATGGATCCACAAAAGACATTGCAAACAATGCAGAATTTCCAGAAGGAAAACATGAAAATGGAAATGACTGAAGAAATGA TCAATGATACACTTGATGACATCTTTGAAGGCTCTGATGATGAAGAAGAGAGCCAGGATATTGTGAATCAAGTTCTTGATGAAATTGGAATTGAAATCTCTGGAAAG ATGGCCAAAGCTCCGTCGGCTGCCCGAAGTTTACCATCTGCCTCTACTTCAAAGGCAACAATCTCCGATGAAGAGATTGAAAGACAACTCAAAGCTTTAGGAGTAGATTAG
- the CHMP2B gene encoding charged multivesicular body protein 2b isoform X1: MELEIKKMAKIGNKEACRVLAKQLVHLRKQKTRTFAVSSKVTSMSTQTKVMNSQMKMAGAMSTTAKTMQAVNKKMDPQKTLQTMQNFQKENMKMEMTEEMINDTLDDIFEGSDDEEESQDIVNQVLDEIGIEISGKMAKAPSAARSLPSASTSKATISDEEIERQLKALGVD; encoded by the exons ATG gaATTAGAAATTAAGAAGATGGCCAAGATTGGTAATAAAGAAGCTTGCAGGGTTTTAGCCAAACAGCTTGTTCATCTGCGGAAACAGAAAACAAGAACTTTTGCTGTAAGTTCGAAAGTCACTTCTATGTCCACACAAACAAAGGTGATGAATTCCCAGATGAAGATGGCTGGAGCAATGTCTACTACGGCAAAG ACAATGCAGGCAGTTAACAAGAAGATGGATCCACAAAAGACATTGCAAACAATGCAGAATTTCCAGAAGGAAAACATGAAAATGGAAATGACTGAAGAAATGA TCAATGATACACTTGATGACATCTTTGAAGGCTCTGATGATGAAGAAGAGAGCCAGGATATTGTGAATCAAGTTCTTGATGAAATTGGAATTGAAATCTCTGGAAAG ATGGCCAAAGCTCCGTCGGCTGCCCGAAGTTTACCATCTGCCTCTACTTCAAAGGCAACAATCTCCGATGAAGAGATTGAAAGACAACTCAAAGCTTTAGGAGTAGATTAG